One window from the genome of Balaenoptera musculus isolate JJ_BM4_2016_0621 chromosome 3, mBalMus1.pri.v3, whole genome shotgun sequence encodes:
- the LOC118892253 gene encoding elongation factor 1-alpha 1-like → MGKEKTHINIVVIGHVDSGKSTTTGHLIYKCGGIDKRTIEKFEKEAAEMGKGSFKYAWVLDKLKAERERAITIDISLWKFETSKYYVTIIDAPGHRDFIKNMITGTSQADCAVLIVAAGVGEFEAGISKNGQTHEHALLAYTLGVKQLIVGVNKMDSTEPPYSQKRYEEIVKEVSTYIKKIGYNPDTVAFVPISGWNGDNMLEPSANMPWFEGWKVTRKDGNASGTTLLEALDCILPPTRPTDKPLRLPLQDVYKIGGIGTVPVGRVETGVLKPGMVVTFAPVNVTTEVKSVEMHHEALSEALSGDNVGFNVKNVSVKDVRRGNVAGDSKNDPPMEAAGFTAQVIILNYPGQISASYTPVLDCHTAHIACKFAELKEKIDRRSGKKLEDGPKFLKSGDAAIVDMVPGKPMCVESFSDYPPLDRFAVRDMRQTVAVGVIKAVDKKAAGAGKVTKSAQKAQRVK, encoded by the coding sequence atgggaaaggagaagactcacatcaacaTCGTTGTCATCGGACACGTAGATTCGGGGAAGTCCACCACTACTGGCCATCTGATCTACAAATGTGGTGGGATCGACAAGAGAACCATTGAAAAGTTCGAGAAGGAGGCTGCCGAGATGGGGAAGGGCTCCTTCAAGTACGCCTGGGTCTTGGACAAACTGAAAGCTGAACGCGAGCGTGCTATCACCATTGATATCTCCCTATGGAAATTCGAGACCAGCAAGTACTATGTGACCATCATTGATGCCCCAGGACACAGAGACTTCATCAAAAACATGATTACAGGCACATCCCAGGCTGACTGTGCTGTCCTGATTGTTGCTGCTGGTGTTGGTGAATTTGAAGCAGGTATTTCCAAGAATGGGCAGACCCATGAGCATGCCCTTCTGGCCTACACTCTGGGTGTGAAACAGCTAATTGTTGGAGTTAACAAAATGGATTCCACCGAGCCACCCTACAGCCAGAAGAGATACGAGGAAATTGTAAAGGAAGTCagcacctacattaagaaaattgGCTACAACCCCGACACAGTAGCATTTGTGCCAATTTCTGGCTGGAATGGTGACAACATGCTGGAGCCAAGTGCTAACATGCCATGGTTCGAGGGATGGAAAGTCACCCGTAAAGATGGCAATGCCAGTGGGACCACACTGCTTGAAGCTCTGGATTGCATCCTGCCACCAACTCGCCCAACTGACAAGCCCTTGCGTTTGCCCCTCCAAGACGTCTACAAAATTGGTGGTATTGGCACTGTCCCTGTGGGTCGAGTGGAGACTGGTGTTCTCAAACCTGGCATGGTGGTCACCTTTGCTCCAGTCAACGTGACAACTGAAGTGAAATCTGTTGAAATGCACCATGAAGCTTTGAGTGAAGCCCTTTCTGGGGACAACGTGGGCTTCAATGTCAAGAACGTGTCTGTCAAAGATGTTCGTCGTGGCAATGTGGCTGGTGACAGCAAGAATGACCCACCGATGGAAGCAGCTGGCTTCACAGCTCAGGTGATTATCTTGAACTATCCAGGCCAAATCAGTGCCAGCTATACACCTGTGCTGGATTGTCACACAGCTCACATTGCCTGCAAGTTTGCTGAGCTGAAGGAGAAGATAGATCGTCGTTCTGGGAAAAAGCTGGAAGATGGCCCCAAATTCTTGAAATCTGGTGATGCTGCCATCGTTGATATGGTTCCTGGCAAACCCATGTGTGTTGAGAGCTTCTCTGACTATCCTCCTCTGGACCGCTTTGCTGTTCGTGACATGAGACAGACGGTTGCTGTGGGTGTCATCAAAGCAGTGGACAAGAAGGCAGCTGGCGCTGGCAAGGTCACCAAGTCCGCCCAGAAAGCTCAGAGGGTTAAATGA
- the GRK6 gene encoding G protein-coupled receptor kinase 6 isoform X1 has protein sequence MELENIVANTVLLKAREGGGGNRKGKSKKWRQMLQFPHISQCEELRLSLERDYHSLCERQPIGRLLFREFCATRPELTRCIAFLDGVAEYEVTPDEKRKECGRRLMQNFLSHTGPDLIPEVPRQLVTNCAQRLEQGPCKDLFQELTRLTHEYLSVAPFADYLDSIYFNRFLQWKWLERQPVTKNTFRQYRVLGKGGFGEVCACQVRATGKMYACKKLEKKRIKKRKGEAMALNEKQILEKVNSRFVVSLAYAYETKDALCLVLTLMNGGDLKFHIYHMGQAGFPEARAVFYAAEICCGLEDLHRERIVYRDLKPENILLDDHGHIRISDLGLAVHVPEGQTIKGRVGTVGYMAPEVVKNERYTFSPDWWALGCLLYEMIAGQSPFQQRKKKIKREEVERLVKEVPEEYPEHFSPQARSLCSQLLCKDPAERLGCGGAGAREVKEHPLFKKLNFKRLGAGMLEPPFKPDPQAIYCKDVLDIEQFSTVKGVELEATDQDFYQKFATGSVSIPWQNEMVETECFQELNVFGLDGSVPPDLDWKGQPPAPPKKGLLQRLFSRQDMEELRWEEPELRQLIKAQHPEAKMLQPCLCLCTTELQIQGIQMTRLGTCPLYIGGN, from the exons ATGGAGCTCGAGAACATCGTAGCGAACACGGTGCTACTCAAGGCCCGGGAAG GTGGTGGCGGGAATCGCAAAGGCAAAAGCAAGAAATGGCGTCAGATGCTGCAGTTCCCTCATATCAGCCAGTGCGAAGAGCTGCGGCTCAGCCTTG AGCGTGACTACCACAGCCTGTGCGAGCGGCAGCCCATCGGGCGCCTGCTGTTCCGAGAGTTCTGCGCCACGAGGCCTGAGCTGACCCGCTGCATTGCCTTCCTGGACGGGGTG GCTGAGTATGAGGTGACCCCTGATGAGAAGCGGAAGGAGTGTGGGCGGCGGCTAATGCAGAATTTTCTGAGCCACACG GGTCCCGACCTCATCCCTGAGGTCCCCCGGCAACTGGTGACTAACTGTGCCCAGCGGCTGGAGCAGGGGCCCTGCAAAGACCTCTTCCAGGAGCTCACCCG GCTGACCCACGAGTACCTGAGTGTGGCCCCTTTTGCCGACTACCTCGACAGCATCTACTTCAACCgtttcctgcagtggaagtggctGGAAag GCAGCCAGTGACCAAAAACACCTTCAGGCAGTACCGAGTCCTGGGCAAAGGTGGCTTTGGGGAG GTGTGTGCCTGCCAGGTGCGGGCAACAGGCAAGATGTACGCCTGCAAGAAGCTGGAGAAGAAGCGGATCAAGAAGCGGAAAGGGGAGGCCATGGCCCTCAATGAGAAGCAGATCCTGGAGAAAGTGAACAGTAGGTTTGTA GTGAGCTTGGCCTACGCCTATGAGACCAAGGACGCGCTGTGCCTGGTGCTGACGCTGATGAACGGAGGCGACCTCAAGTTCCACATCTACCACATGGGCCAGGCTGGCTTCCCCGAGGCTCGGGCCGTCTTCTACGCGGCGGAGATCTGCTGTGGCCTGGAGGACCTGCACCGGGAACGCATCGTGTACAG GGACCTAAAGCCAGAGAACATCCTACTAGATGACCACG GTCACATACGCATCTCCGACCTGGGGCTGGCTGTGCATGTACCTGAGGGCCAGACGATCAAAGGCCGTGTGGGCACTGTGGGCTACATGG ccccagaggTGGTGAAGAACGAACGGTACACATTCAGCCCGGACTGGTGGGCGCTAGGCTGCCTCCTGTACGAGATGATCGCAGGCCAGTCACCCTTccagcagagaaaaaagaagatcAAGCGGGAGGAGGTGGAGCGGCTGGTAAAGGAGGTGCCCGAGGAGTACCCCGAGCACTTTTCCCCGCAGGCCCGCTCACTCTGTTCCCAG CTCCTCTGCAAGGACCCTGCCGAGCGCCTGGGGTGTGGGGGGGCCGGTGCCCGCGAGGTGAAGGAGCACCCCCTCTTCAAGAAGCTGAACTTCAAGCGGTTGGGAGCCGGCATGCTAGAACCACCCTTCAAGCCTGAT ccccaggccattTACTGCAAGGACGTTCTGGACATCGAACAGTTCTCCACAGTTAAGGGTGTAGAGCTGGAGGCCACTGACCAGGACTTCTACCAGAAATTTGCCACGGGCAGTGTGTCCATCCCCTGGCAGAACGAG ATGGTGGAGACCGAGTGCTTCCAGGAGCTGAATGTCTTCGGGCTGGATGGCTCGGTTCCCCCAGACCTGGACTGGAAGGGCCAGCCGCCTGCACCCCCAAAGAAGGGACTGCTGCAGAGGCTCTTCAGTCGCCAG
- the GRK6 gene encoding G protein-coupled receptor kinase 6 isoform X3, which yields MELENIVANTVLLKAREGGGGNRKGKSKKWRQMLQFPHISQCEELRLSLERDYHSLCERQPIGRLLFREFCATRPELTRCIAFLDGVAEYEVTPDEKRKECGRRLMQNFLSHTGPDLIPEVPRQLVTNCAQRLEQGPCKDLFQELTRLTHEYLSVAPFADYLDSIYFNRFLQWKWLERQPVTKNTFRQYRVLGKGGFGEVCACQVRATGKMYACKKLEKKRIKKRKGEAMALNEKQILEKVNSRFVVSLAYAYETKDALCLVLTLMNGGDLKFHIYHMGQAGFPEARAVFYAAEICCGLEDLHRERIVYRDLKPENILLDDHGHIRISDLGLAVHVPEGQTIKGRVGTVGYMAPEVVKNERYTFSPDWWALGCLLYEMIAGQSPFQQRKKKIKREEVERLVKEVPEEYPEHFSPQARSLCSQLLCKDPAERLGCGGAGAREVKEHPLFKKLNFKRLGAGMLEPPFKPDPQAIYCKDVLDIEQFSTVKGVELEATDQDFYQKFATGSVSIPWQNEMVETECFQELNVFGLDGSVPPDLDWKGQPPAPPKKGLLQRLFSRQVPRGPG from the exons ATGGAGCTCGAGAACATCGTAGCGAACACGGTGCTACTCAAGGCCCGGGAAG GTGGTGGCGGGAATCGCAAAGGCAAAAGCAAGAAATGGCGTCAGATGCTGCAGTTCCCTCATATCAGCCAGTGCGAAGAGCTGCGGCTCAGCCTTG AGCGTGACTACCACAGCCTGTGCGAGCGGCAGCCCATCGGGCGCCTGCTGTTCCGAGAGTTCTGCGCCACGAGGCCTGAGCTGACCCGCTGCATTGCCTTCCTGGACGGGGTG GCTGAGTATGAGGTGACCCCTGATGAGAAGCGGAAGGAGTGTGGGCGGCGGCTAATGCAGAATTTTCTGAGCCACACG GGTCCCGACCTCATCCCTGAGGTCCCCCGGCAACTGGTGACTAACTGTGCCCAGCGGCTGGAGCAGGGGCCCTGCAAAGACCTCTTCCAGGAGCTCACCCG GCTGACCCACGAGTACCTGAGTGTGGCCCCTTTTGCCGACTACCTCGACAGCATCTACTTCAACCgtttcctgcagtggaagtggctGGAAag GCAGCCAGTGACCAAAAACACCTTCAGGCAGTACCGAGTCCTGGGCAAAGGTGGCTTTGGGGAG GTGTGTGCCTGCCAGGTGCGGGCAACAGGCAAGATGTACGCCTGCAAGAAGCTGGAGAAGAAGCGGATCAAGAAGCGGAAAGGGGAGGCCATGGCCCTCAATGAGAAGCAGATCCTGGAGAAAGTGAACAGTAGGTTTGTA GTGAGCTTGGCCTACGCCTATGAGACCAAGGACGCGCTGTGCCTGGTGCTGACGCTGATGAACGGAGGCGACCTCAAGTTCCACATCTACCACATGGGCCAGGCTGGCTTCCCCGAGGCTCGGGCCGTCTTCTACGCGGCGGAGATCTGCTGTGGCCTGGAGGACCTGCACCGGGAACGCATCGTGTACAG GGACCTAAAGCCAGAGAACATCCTACTAGATGACCACG GTCACATACGCATCTCCGACCTGGGGCTGGCTGTGCATGTACCTGAGGGCCAGACGATCAAAGGCCGTGTGGGCACTGTGGGCTACATGG ccccagaggTGGTGAAGAACGAACGGTACACATTCAGCCCGGACTGGTGGGCGCTAGGCTGCCTCCTGTACGAGATGATCGCAGGCCAGTCACCCTTccagcagagaaaaaagaagatcAAGCGGGAGGAGGTGGAGCGGCTGGTAAAGGAGGTGCCCGAGGAGTACCCCGAGCACTTTTCCCCGCAGGCCCGCTCACTCTGTTCCCAG CTCCTCTGCAAGGACCCTGCCGAGCGCCTGGGGTGTGGGGGGGCCGGTGCCCGCGAGGTGAAGGAGCACCCCCTCTTCAAGAAGCTGAACTTCAAGCGGTTGGGAGCCGGCATGCTAGAACCACCCTTCAAGCCTGAT ccccaggccattTACTGCAAGGACGTTCTGGACATCGAACAGTTCTCCACAGTTAAGGGTGTAGAGCTGGAGGCCACTGACCAGGACTTCTACCAGAAATTTGCCACGGGCAGTGTGTCCATCCCCTGGCAGAACGAG ATGGTGGAGACCGAGTGCTTCCAGGAGCTGAATGTCTTCGGGCTGGATGGCTCGGTTCCCCCAGACCTGGACTGGAAGGGCCAGCCGCCTGCACCCCCAAAGAAGGGACTGCTGCAGAGGCTCTTCAGTCGCCAG
- the GRK6 gene encoding G protein-coupled receptor kinase 6 isoform X2, producing MELENIVANTVLLKAREGGGGNRKGKSKKWRQMLQFPHISQCEELRLSLERDYHSLCERQPIGRLLFREFCATRPELTRCIAFLDGVAEYEVTPDEKRKECGRRLMQNFLSHTGPDLIPEVPRQLVTNCAQRLEQGPCKDLFQELTRLTHEYLSVAPFADYLDSIYFNRFLQWKWLERQPVTKNTFRQYRVLGKGGFGEVCACQVRATGKMYACKKLEKKRIKKRKGEAMALNEKQILEKVNSRFVVSLAYAYETKDALCLVLTLMNGGDLKFHIYHMGQAGFPEARAVFYAAEICCGLEDLHRERIVYRDLKPENILLDDHGHIRISDLGLAVHVPEGQTIKGRVGTVGYMAPEVVKNERYTFSPDWWALGCLLYEMIAGQSPFQQRKKKIKREEVERLVKEVPEEYPEHFSPQARSLCSQLLCKDPAERLGCGGAGAREVKEHPLFKKLNFKRLGAGMLEPPFKPDPQAIYCKDVLDIEQFSTVKGVELEATDQDFYQKFATGSVSIPWQNEMVETECFQELNVFGLDGSVPPDLDWKGQPPAPPKKGLLQRLFSRQDCCGNCSDSEEELPARLELPTHL from the exons ATGGAGCTCGAGAACATCGTAGCGAACACGGTGCTACTCAAGGCCCGGGAAG GTGGTGGCGGGAATCGCAAAGGCAAAAGCAAGAAATGGCGTCAGATGCTGCAGTTCCCTCATATCAGCCAGTGCGAAGAGCTGCGGCTCAGCCTTG AGCGTGACTACCACAGCCTGTGCGAGCGGCAGCCCATCGGGCGCCTGCTGTTCCGAGAGTTCTGCGCCACGAGGCCTGAGCTGACCCGCTGCATTGCCTTCCTGGACGGGGTG GCTGAGTATGAGGTGACCCCTGATGAGAAGCGGAAGGAGTGTGGGCGGCGGCTAATGCAGAATTTTCTGAGCCACACG GGTCCCGACCTCATCCCTGAGGTCCCCCGGCAACTGGTGACTAACTGTGCCCAGCGGCTGGAGCAGGGGCCCTGCAAAGACCTCTTCCAGGAGCTCACCCG GCTGACCCACGAGTACCTGAGTGTGGCCCCTTTTGCCGACTACCTCGACAGCATCTACTTCAACCgtttcctgcagtggaagtggctGGAAag GCAGCCAGTGACCAAAAACACCTTCAGGCAGTACCGAGTCCTGGGCAAAGGTGGCTTTGGGGAG GTGTGTGCCTGCCAGGTGCGGGCAACAGGCAAGATGTACGCCTGCAAGAAGCTGGAGAAGAAGCGGATCAAGAAGCGGAAAGGGGAGGCCATGGCCCTCAATGAGAAGCAGATCCTGGAGAAAGTGAACAGTAGGTTTGTA GTGAGCTTGGCCTACGCCTATGAGACCAAGGACGCGCTGTGCCTGGTGCTGACGCTGATGAACGGAGGCGACCTCAAGTTCCACATCTACCACATGGGCCAGGCTGGCTTCCCCGAGGCTCGGGCCGTCTTCTACGCGGCGGAGATCTGCTGTGGCCTGGAGGACCTGCACCGGGAACGCATCGTGTACAG GGACCTAAAGCCAGAGAACATCCTACTAGATGACCACG GTCACATACGCATCTCCGACCTGGGGCTGGCTGTGCATGTACCTGAGGGCCAGACGATCAAAGGCCGTGTGGGCACTGTGGGCTACATGG ccccagaggTGGTGAAGAACGAACGGTACACATTCAGCCCGGACTGGTGGGCGCTAGGCTGCCTCCTGTACGAGATGATCGCAGGCCAGTCACCCTTccagcagagaaaaaagaagatcAAGCGGGAGGAGGTGGAGCGGCTGGTAAAGGAGGTGCCCGAGGAGTACCCCGAGCACTTTTCCCCGCAGGCCCGCTCACTCTGTTCCCAG CTCCTCTGCAAGGACCCTGCCGAGCGCCTGGGGTGTGGGGGGGCCGGTGCCCGCGAGGTGAAGGAGCACCCCCTCTTCAAGAAGCTGAACTTCAAGCGGTTGGGAGCCGGCATGCTAGAACCACCCTTCAAGCCTGAT ccccaggccattTACTGCAAGGACGTTCTGGACATCGAACAGTTCTCCACAGTTAAGGGTGTAGAGCTGGAGGCCACTGACCAGGACTTCTACCAGAAATTTGCCACGGGCAGTGTGTCCATCCCCTGGCAGAACGAG ATGGTGGAGACCGAGTGCTTCCAGGAGCTGAATGTCTTCGGGCTGGATGGCTCGGTTCCCCCAGACCTGGACTGGAAGGGCCAGCCGCCTGCACCCCCAAAGAAGGGACTGCTGCAGAGGCTCTTCAGTCGCCAG GACTGCTGTGGGAACTGCAGCGACAGTGAGGAAGAGCTTCCCGCCCGCCTCGAGCTCCCCACCCACCTCTAG
- the GRK6 gene encoding G protein-coupled receptor kinase 6 isoform X4, with protein MELENIVANTVLLKAREGGGGNRKGKSKKWRQMLQFPHISQCEELRLSLERDYHSLCERQPIGRLLFREFCATRPELTRCIAFLDGVAEYEVTPDEKRKECGRRLMQNFLSHTGPDLIPEVPRQLVTNCAQRLEQGPCKDLFQELTRLTHEYLSVAPFADYLDSIYFNRFLQWKWLERQPVTKNTFRQYRVLGKGGFGEVCACQVRATGKMYACKKLEKKRIKKRKGEAMALNEKQILEKVNSRFVVSLAYAYETKDALCLVLTLMNGGDLKFHIYHMGQAGFPEARAVFYAAEICCGLEDLHRERIVYRDLKPENILLDDHGHIRISDLGLAVHVPEGQTIKGRVGTVGYMAPEVVKNERYTFSPDWWALGCLLYEMIAGQSPFQQRKKKIKREEVERLVKEVPEEYPEHFSPQARSLCSQLLCKDPAERLGCGGAGAREVKEHPLFKKLNFKRLGAGMLEPPFKPDPQAIYCKDVLDIEQFSTVKGVELEATDQDFYQKFATGSVSIPWQNEMVETECFQELNVFGLDGSVPPDLDWKGQPPAPPKKGLLQRLFSRQR; from the exons ATGGAGCTCGAGAACATCGTAGCGAACACGGTGCTACTCAAGGCCCGGGAAG GTGGTGGCGGGAATCGCAAAGGCAAAAGCAAGAAATGGCGTCAGATGCTGCAGTTCCCTCATATCAGCCAGTGCGAAGAGCTGCGGCTCAGCCTTG AGCGTGACTACCACAGCCTGTGCGAGCGGCAGCCCATCGGGCGCCTGCTGTTCCGAGAGTTCTGCGCCACGAGGCCTGAGCTGACCCGCTGCATTGCCTTCCTGGACGGGGTG GCTGAGTATGAGGTGACCCCTGATGAGAAGCGGAAGGAGTGTGGGCGGCGGCTAATGCAGAATTTTCTGAGCCACACG GGTCCCGACCTCATCCCTGAGGTCCCCCGGCAACTGGTGACTAACTGTGCCCAGCGGCTGGAGCAGGGGCCCTGCAAAGACCTCTTCCAGGAGCTCACCCG GCTGACCCACGAGTACCTGAGTGTGGCCCCTTTTGCCGACTACCTCGACAGCATCTACTTCAACCgtttcctgcagtggaagtggctGGAAag GCAGCCAGTGACCAAAAACACCTTCAGGCAGTACCGAGTCCTGGGCAAAGGTGGCTTTGGGGAG GTGTGTGCCTGCCAGGTGCGGGCAACAGGCAAGATGTACGCCTGCAAGAAGCTGGAGAAGAAGCGGATCAAGAAGCGGAAAGGGGAGGCCATGGCCCTCAATGAGAAGCAGATCCTGGAGAAAGTGAACAGTAGGTTTGTA GTGAGCTTGGCCTACGCCTATGAGACCAAGGACGCGCTGTGCCTGGTGCTGACGCTGATGAACGGAGGCGACCTCAAGTTCCACATCTACCACATGGGCCAGGCTGGCTTCCCCGAGGCTCGGGCCGTCTTCTACGCGGCGGAGATCTGCTGTGGCCTGGAGGACCTGCACCGGGAACGCATCGTGTACAG GGACCTAAAGCCAGAGAACATCCTACTAGATGACCACG GTCACATACGCATCTCCGACCTGGGGCTGGCTGTGCATGTACCTGAGGGCCAGACGATCAAAGGCCGTGTGGGCACTGTGGGCTACATGG ccccagaggTGGTGAAGAACGAACGGTACACATTCAGCCCGGACTGGTGGGCGCTAGGCTGCCTCCTGTACGAGATGATCGCAGGCCAGTCACCCTTccagcagagaaaaaagaagatcAAGCGGGAGGAGGTGGAGCGGCTGGTAAAGGAGGTGCCCGAGGAGTACCCCGAGCACTTTTCCCCGCAGGCCCGCTCACTCTGTTCCCAG CTCCTCTGCAAGGACCCTGCCGAGCGCCTGGGGTGTGGGGGGGCCGGTGCCCGCGAGGTGAAGGAGCACCCCCTCTTCAAGAAGCTGAACTTCAAGCGGTTGGGAGCCGGCATGCTAGAACCACCCTTCAAGCCTGAT ccccaggccattTACTGCAAGGACGTTCTGGACATCGAACAGTTCTCCACAGTTAAGGGTGTAGAGCTGGAGGCCACTGACCAGGACTTCTACCAGAAATTTGCCACGGGCAGTGTGTCCATCCCCTGGCAGAACGAG ATGGTGGAGACCGAGTGCTTCCAGGAGCTGAATGTCTTCGGGCTGGATGGCTCGGTTCCCCCAGACCTGGACTGGAAGGGCCAGCCGCCTGCACCCCCAAAGAAGGGACTGCTGCAGAGGCTCTTCAGTCGCCAG agGTGA